ATCAATAATTCATCTGAAATTCCTGCAGCAACAATATTTTTAGCTATATGTCTAGCAGCATATGCTCCAGATCTATCCATTTTTGATGGGTCTTTTCCAGAAAAAGCTCCTCCTCCATGAGATCCTCTTCCTCCATAAGTATCTACTATAATCTTTCTTCCTGTTAATCCTGTATCTCCATGAGGACCTCCAATGACAAACTTTCCTGTAGAATTAATATAATATTTTGTTTTATTTGTAAATAATTTTTTTATATTTTTTAATTTTGTATTATTTTTTACTCTTGGAATTAAAATATTAATAACATCCTTAACGATACGCTTTTGCATTTTTTCTTTTGTATCAAATTCATCATGCTGAGTTGAAATAACAATAGCGTGAACATGCATTGGAACATTTTTTTCTGAATATTCTAAAGTTACTTGGGATTTTGCATCTGGACGTAAATAAGTCATTTTTTCTCCTTCTTTTCGAATCAAAGAAAGTTCCCTTAATATATAATGTGATATCTCCAATGTTAAAGGCATATAATTTTCCGTTTCTTTCACAGCATAACCAAAAACAATTCCTTGATCTCCAGCTCCTTGATATTCTTTTTTGGATTGTATAATACCATCAAATAAATCTAAAGATTGTTCTTGAATAGAAGAAATAATTCCACAAGAATCTGCATTAAATCTATATTCATTTTTAGTATATCCTATTTTTCTAAGTATATCACGTGATATTTTTTGAACATTAACCCAAATTTTAGAATTTACTTCTCCAGATAATATAATTTGTCCCGTGGTCACTAAAGTTTCTATAGCTACTTTTGCATTTGGATCATACGCTAAAAAATGATCTAATATAGAGTCCGATATTTGGTCTGAAATTTTATCAGGATGACCTTCTGAAACAGATTCGCTGGTAAATAAATAAGCCATTTTTTTAGTGACTAAGCTATTAAAATTATTAAAATTTTAATAAATTACCTAATTTTATTTTGAATTTTAATAGATTCTTGATGTAAAAGTTGAAAAATACCTTCAAGAAATTCTTCAGAAAGGCCTAAACTTTTTCCTAAAAAAATGGATTTTTCCATAATATTTTTCCATCTATTTGGTTGAATAATAGCTATATCTGATGATTTTTTTAAAGATCCTAATTTTTTAGAAATATTCATTCTTTCTGCTAAAATCGTAATAATATTTTCATCTAGTTCATCAATTATAATTCTTAAAGAATCTAAATCTATTTTATTTTTTTGATCACATTTTTTAACATATGTTAATTTTTTCAACATTTTTAAAAGCTTTTCCGGAGTAATTTGTTGTTGAGAATCACTCCAAGCATGATCAGGATTACAATGAGTTTCTATCATCAATCCTTCATATTGAAAATGATAAGCTTTTTGTGCTATATCAAAGATTCCTTCTTTATTACCACAAATATGTGAAGGATCACATATGATAGGTATTCTAGGAAGAATTTTCCTAAAATTTAATAAAATATTCCAATTAGGTTGATTACGATATTTAGGATTTTTATAAGTATAAAATCCACGATGAATCACTCCTAATTTTCTAATTCCTTTATTAAATAAACGTTCTAAAGCTCCTATCCATAATTCTATATCAGGATGAATTGGATTTTTCACCAAAATAATTTTATTATTTTCTCCTTCTAAAGCATCCGCTATTTTTTGAATAGTAAAAGGACTAGCTGTACTTCTAGCACCTATCCAAAGAACATCTATTTCGAAAGAAATAGCAAGTTTTACGTGTTCTTCATTAGCTACTTCTGTAGCTATCATAAATTCCGTATTTTTTTTTACTTTATGAAGCCATTCAAGTCCTTTTTTTCCAATTCCTTCAAAATTATTTGGTTTTGTTCTAGGTTTCCATATTCCTGCCCGAAATATTTGAACATAGGAAGAATTTAATCTATTAGCTGTTTCTAATATTTGTTGTTCACTTTCTGCACTGCAAGGACCAGATATAATTAAAGGTTTTTTTAATTTATCAATCCATGATCTATCTATATTATTATTCAATTTTTCCATCACAATACATTTAATTTACACATATTTTTTATCTTTTATATTGTTCGCATTTTTCATAAATTGATCTATTTTATGAAATTTTTTATTAATTAAATAATTACGAAATATTTCTAAATGATCAATATAAAAATCTATAGCTTCAATCATATTATTTCTATTAGAAATAAAAATAGGTAACCACGTTTCAGGTTTACTTTTCGCTAAACGTGTGGTTGAATCTAATCCACTTCCCATCATATTATTAAAAATTTGTTTTTCATTTTTAAATTTTTTTAAAACTGTACTAGCTAAAGCGAAGGAAACTACATGAGGTAAATGAGATATATAAGCAATATATAAATCATGTTCTTTAGAGGTCATATAAATCATTCGCATTTTCATAATAGAAAAGATTTTTTTGGCAATATATATTGCTCCTGGATCACTCAATTCAGAATCACAAATAATACATTTTTTTTTATAAAAAAGATCAGAATTAGCCGAAATAGGTCCAGAATTTTCTATTCCTGCAATAGGATGTGTTGCTACAAATCGACTTCTTTTTGGATGAGAAAAAACCCTATTACAAATATCATATTTGGTAGATCCAGTATCTAAAATTACTGTATCATTACTTATTTTATTAAGTAAAATTGGAAGTATTTTTTCTATTCCATCTACAGGTATAGATAAAATAATGACGGAAGATTGCATAATGAGATCTTGTAAAGGAATTATTTCATCTACAATTCCAAGTTTAACAGCATAAAAAGCATTTTCTTGATTCAAGTCTGTTCCTATAAATTTATCTCCAAAATTTGATTTTCTCAATCCTAAACCAATAGATCCACCTATTAAACCTAATCCTATAATTCCAATATTCATGAAAAAATTCTATTTTTTGCTTGTTTTAAAATTTCTACTGGACAACACATAGAAAATCTGACATATCCTTTTCCATTTTTTCCGAAAATACTACCAGGTGTAATAAATATGTGATATTTTTTGAGAAATTCATCAGACCATATATGATCATTTTTTTCCCCATCGATTATTTTTGCCCAAACAAATATTCCAGAACTTTCTTTTGTATATCTTAAATTAAGATAATCACATATTTTCCATATTATTTTTCTACGTTTAATATATTCTATATTAAGGTTATCAAACCATTTTAAATCATATTTCATCGCTTCTATAGCTCCAATTTGTATCGGATAATACATTCCAGAATCCATTTGACTTTTTACTTTTAGTATATTATTAATAAATTCTTTTTTTCCTATTATCATTCCAACACGCCATCCTGGCATATTATAACTTTTACTTAAAGAATTCAATTCTAAAGCTATATCTTTAGCTTCTTTTATATTAAAAATACTTAAAGGACGTTCATTATTCAATATAAAACTATAAGGATTATCATGAACGAGTAAAATACGGTTTTTTTTCGCAAAAAAAACAATTTCTTCCAACTTATTCAAAGTAATTTTTGCACCAGTAGGCATATGGGGATAATTAATCCACATAATCTTTACTTTCGTAATATTTTTCATTTTTTCTAAAAAATGAATATTGGGAATCCAATTTTCATCTTCACAAAGATTATAATAAATAATTTTTGCTTCTAAAAGATTAGATACAGATGAATAAGTAGGATATCCAGGATTTGGTATTAATACTTTATCACCTTTATCTAAATAAGACATACTTATATGCATAATTCCTTCTTTAGACCCCATTAATGGCAAAATCTCATTTGTAGAATCTACATTTACTTTATATACTTTTCTATACCAATTAGAAATTGCATCACGTAATTTTTCTATTCCAATATAACTTTGATAAGTATTCGCATATTTAAGTTCTGACGCCTTTTTCATTTTATGAATAACGCTTTTTGGCGGAAGTAAATCTGGATTACCAATTCCTAAATTAATGATTTTTTCGCCTTTTTTTTTCAGATTATTAATTTTCTTCATTTTTTCGGAAAAAAAGTATTCCGATACTGTATGCATTTTTTTTGCTACTAAAATCATTAGTCTTTAAGATTGAATTCTACCATTTTTATATTCTCCCATAATAGATAATTTATGAATACAAGGTATTTTTTGAATTTGTTTTTTCATCTTTTCATAAGATTTTATATTATTGAATATAATATCTACATAAAAGGAATACTCCCAAGGTCTTTGAATTATAGGAATAGATTGTATTTTAGTCATATTTATTCCAAGATTCGATATAATATTCAATACTTGAGACAAACTACCAGTAGTATGTAATATTTTAAACCTTAATGAAGCTTTATTAAAAGAATCATTTTCTTGTTTTTTACAATTTTTAATAATAAAAAATCTAGTAAAATTCCTTGTAATAGTCTGTATATTATTGGAAATGATTTCTAATCCATATTCTTTAGCAGCATTTTCAGATGCTATAGCAGCTATTCCTTTTTTTTTATATATAGAAATATATTTAGCAGCAGCAGCTGTATCTGAATATTCAGATATTTTTATAGAAGGATGTGCATATATAAATAATTCACATTGTAAAATAGCCATAGGATGAGAATAAATCTCTTTAATATCTCCTATATTTTGTCCTGGATAAGCCATCAAATGATGTTGTATAGGAACATATATTTCTCCTACTATTTTCAAATTATATTCAGATAAAAGACTGTAATTAGTTAATATTGTACCCGCTATGGTATTTTCTATAGCCATTACACCAATATCTACATTAGATTTTGCAACAGAAAAAGCTAATTCTCTAAAAGAAGAACACTCCATTAAGTTATAATTACATCCTTCAAAATATATGGAAACGGCTGCATGATGAAAACATCCTTTAACCCCTTGTATAGCTATTTTTTTCATGAAACTAAAGAAAGATTGAATTACTTGTAAAAGACGAAAGTTTCATTATCAATCAAGCGGAAAAATTTGAAACAAATATAATGAATTATTATATTTTATGCAATTTATTCTTTGAATTAAAAAAATAAAAATATTACATAAACATTAATTTTAATCAAAAATGAATTAATCACAAAAAAAGATTAAAACAGTTAACTTTATATTTTCATGTTCTACTATCTACTATTACTTATTATTTATTATGCAAAAAAAAAAATATTCTACAGGATGGAGAAATGAAAATAATACCCCTTCCCTTTCGGAAGTTTTTTCTTCCGTTTATGTTCCTAAAAAAAAAGGAATATGGAGAAAATTTTTTGCTTTTACTGGTCCAGGATTATTAATTGCTGTAGGATATATGGATCCAGGAAATTGGGCAACAGATATAGCTGGAGGTTCTAAATTTGGTTATATGCTTTTATCTGTTATTTTTATATCAAATTTTTTTGCCATTATTTTACAACATTTAGCTTTAAAATTAGGAATTGTTTGTGAAAGAGATTTAGCACAAGCTTGCAGAGATCATTATCCAAAATTTATTAATTTTATATTATGGATTTTATGTGAAATAGCCATTTCTGCTTGTGATTTAGCAGAAATTATTGGTTCTGTATTAGCCTTAAAACTACTTTTTGGAATTCCTATTACATGGGGTGTATTAATTACAGTTATTGATGTTTTTATCATTTTATTTTTTCAATATAAAGGTTTTAGATATATTGAAAGTGTGGTTGCCGCTTTAATATTTACTATTTTAATTTGTTTTAGTTTTGAAATAATTAGTTCTAAACCAGAAATTTTTTCTATATTAAAAGGTATTATTCCCAATATAGAAATAATTAAAAACTCGCATTCTTTTTATATATCCATAGGAATATTAGGTGCTACAGTAATGCCTCATAATTTATACCTTCATTCAAGCATTATACAAACTAGAGATTATCCACGTACTTTTGAAGGGAAAAAAATGGCGATAAAATATGCAACCATAGATAGTACCTTATCTTTATCCTTAGCATTTTTTATTAATGCAGCTATATTAATTATATCTGCATCTACTTTTCACAAAACAGGGCATACAGATGTAAAAGATATAATGGATGCACACAAACTTTTAACTCCTATACTTGGTAAATTATCTGGAGTTTTTTTTGCATTAGCTCTACTTGCATCTGGACAA
The sequence above is a segment of the Blattabacterium cuenoti genome. Coding sequences within it:
- the metK gene encoding methionine adenosyltransferase; amino-acid sequence: MAYLFTSESVSEGHPDKISDQISDSILDHFLAYDPNAKVAIETLVTTGQIILSGEVNSKIWVNVQKISRDILRKIGYTKNEYRFNADSCGIISSIQEQSLDLFDGIIQSKKEYQGAGDQGIVFGYAVKETENYMPLTLEISHYILRELSLIRKEGEKMTYLRPDAKSQVTLEYSEKNVPMHVHAIVISTQHDEFDTKEKMQKRIVKDVINILIPRVKNNTKLKNIKKLFTNKTKYYINSTGKFVIGGPHGDTGLTGRKIIVDTYGGRGSHGGGAFSGKDPSKMDRSGAYAARHIAKNIVAAGISDELLIQISYAAGISEPIGIFVNTYGKSKIDNEKIAFNINKIFDLCPYAIEQRLKLRQPMYEETSVYGHMGKTPKKVSKSFLDIEGNKKKQEVELFTWEKLDYLTIIQDIFNIKLKK
- a CDS encoding bifunctional 3-deoxy-7-phosphoheptulonate synthase/chorismate mutase type II — its product is MEKLNNNIDRSWIDKLKKPLIISGPCSAESEQQILETANRLNSSYVQIFRAGIWKPRTKPNNFEGIGKKGLEWLHKVKKNTEFMIATEVANEEHVKLAISFEIDVLWIGARSTASPFTIQKIADALEGENNKIILVKNPIHPDIELWIGALERLFNKGIRKLGVIHRGFYTYKNPKYRNQPNWNILLNFRKILPRIPIICDPSHICGNKEGIFDIAQKAYHFQYEGLMIETHCNPDHAWSDSQQQITPEKLLKMLKKLTYVKKCDQKNKIDLDSLRIIIDELDENIITILAERMNISKKLGSLKKSSDIAIIQPNRWKNIMEKSIFLGKSLGLSEEFLEGIFQLLHQESIKIQNKIR
- a CDS encoding prephenate dehydrogenase, with product MNIGIIGLGLIGGSIGLGLRKSNFGDKFIGTDLNQENAFYAVKLGIVDEIIPLQDLIMQSSVIILSIPVDGIEKILPILLNKISNDTVILDTGSTKYDICNRVFSHPKRSRFVATHPIAGIENSGPISANSDLFYKKKCIICDSELSDPGAIYIAKKIFSIMKMRMIYMTSKEHDLYIAYISHLPHVVSFALASTVLKKFKNEKQIFNNMMGSGLDSTTRLAKSKPETWLPIFISNRNNMIEAIDFYIDHLEIFRNYLINKKFHKIDQFMKNANNIKDKKYV
- a CDS encoding pyridoxal phosphate-dependent aminotransferase, coding for MILVAKKMHTVSEYFFSEKMKKINNLKKKGEKIINLGIGNPDLLPPKSVIHKMKKASELKYANTYQSYIGIEKLRDAISNWYRKVYKVNVDSTNEILPLMGSKEGIMHISMSYLDKGDKVLIPNPGYPTYSSVSNLLEAKIIYYNLCEDENWIPNIHFLEKMKNITKVKIMWINYPHMPTGAKITLNKLEEIVFFAKKNRILLVHDNPYSFILNNERPLSIFNIKEAKDIALELNSLSKSYNMPGWRVGMIIGKKEFINNILKVKSQMDSGMYYPIQIGAIEAMKYDLKWFDNLNIEYIKRRKIIWKICDYLNLRYTKESSGIFVWAKIIDGEKNDHIWSDEFLKKYHIFITPGSIFGKNGKGYVRFSMCCPVEILKQAKNRIFS
- a CDS encoding prephenate dehydratase, yielding MKKIAIQGVKGCFHHAAVSIYFEGCNYNLMECSSFRELAFSVAKSNVDIGVMAIENTIAGTILTNYSLLSEYNLKIVGEIYVPIQHHLMAYPGQNIGDIKEIYSHPMAILQCELFIYAHPSIKISEYSDTAAAAKYISIYKKKGIAAIASENAAKEYGLEIISNNIQTITRNFTRFFIIKNCKKQENDSFNKASLRFKILHTTGSLSQVLNIISNLGINMTKIQSIPIIQRPWEYSFYVDIIFNNIKSYEKMKKQIQKIPCIHKLSIMGEYKNGRIQS
- a CDS encoding Nramp family divalent metal transporter, whose protein sequence is MQKKKYSTGWRNENNTPSLSEVFSSVYVPKKKGIWRKFFAFTGPGLLIAVGYMDPGNWATDIAGGSKFGYMLLSVIFISNFFAIILQHLALKLGIVCERDLAQACRDHYPKFINFILWILCEIAISACDLAEIIGSVLALKLLFGIPITWGVLITVIDVFIILFFQYKGFRYIESVVAALIFTILICFSFEIISSKPEIFSILKGIIPNIEIIKNSHSFYISIGILGATVMPHNLYLHSSIIQTRDYPRTFEGKKMAIKYATIDSTLSLSLAFFINAAILIISASTFHKTGHTDVKDIMDAHKLLTPILGKLSGVFFALALLASGQNSTLTGTLAGQIVMEGFISLKFKPWIRRLITRLIAIVPAMIAAIVYGEKGTSELLIISQIILSIQLSFAIIPLVCFTGDYKKMGPFVNGPIIKISAWFITIIIIVLNLFLIYDILL